One genomic region from Nitrospira sp. encodes:
- a CDS encoding DUF420 domain-containing protein: MDWLREPGFLGTHATTGADLSQLMATLFTSLFILGWVQARKRNADAHHWLMFGGMISMLSFFIAYYLFRQLGVLAVEGKEGFGGSQSLYDYVFIPVLTLHIILVIIGLIMAVYMIVLGFRAQQFVDGVRSLREARLLTTWKKIGLIFSGIAVVVLGLFFSRVATAGFSMRKLEVYLAFLLVVAFVFAIEMTIQRIWPNGARRHRALGRFTMVIYCVLFVTGSFTYTMLYILYPGKIG, from the coding sequence GTGGATTGGTTACGAGAGCCAGGGTTTTTGGGGACTCATGCCACGACCGGAGCGGACTTAAGCCAGTTGATGGCCACACTCTTTACCAGCCTCTTCATCCTGGGATGGGTCCAAGCCCGCAAGCGAAACGCCGATGCGCATCATTGGTTGATGTTTGGGGGAATGATTTCGATGCTCAGCTTCTTCATCGCGTACTATCTGTTTCGTCAGCTTGGCGTGTTGGCTGTTGAAGGAAAAGAGGGGTTTGGCGGCTCCCAATCGCTCTATGACTATGTCTTCATCCCGGTGCTGACGCTCCATATCATTCTTGTCATCATCGGCTTGATCATGGCGGTGTACATGATTGTGTTGGGCTTTCGCGCTCAACAGTTTGTTGACGGAGTGCGGTCCCTCCGGGAAGCTCGGTTGCTTACGACGTGGAAGAAGATCGGGCTCATCTTCAGTGGGATTGCCGTGGTGGTGCTCGGGCTATTTTTTTCGCGTGTGGCGACCGCCGGCTTTTCAATGCGAAAGCTGGAGGTCTACCTGGCGTTTCTCTTAGTCGTGGCGTTCGTGTTCGCGATCGAGATGACTATACAGCGAATTTGGCCCAATGGGGCGCGGCGACACCGCGCGCTCGGTCGGTTCACGATGGTCATTTACTGTGTTTTGTTTGTCACGGGGAGTTTTACCTACACCATGCTCTATATTCTTTATCCAGGGAAGATTGGGTAG
- a CDS encoding lasso RiPP family leader peptide-containing protein, translating into MEQKATLDQKTPSPKKPYTTPTLVEYGDVTKLTQGSPSGRFPDGMPGMFMAMCL; encoded by the coding sequence ATGGAACAAAAAGCCACCCTCGATCAAAAAACGCCCTCTCCTAAAAAACCCTACACCACTCCGACCCTTGTAGAATACGGCGACGTTACTAAATTGACTCAAGGCAGCCCGAGCGGAAGGTTTCCGGATGGCATGCCGGGAATGTTCATGGCGATGTGCCTTTAG
- a CDS encoding PCP reductase family protein, which produces MHAEGIEECAGESGAPQWFIRLECKGCGLKIGIDVPEGQTHGLVDRLMWTDEALHRLDRLPPYVATLVQKDVEQDVCRHGRRVVTYDMLLHPRAEDRIEWESEAERRLERVPAPVRAMARIELERTAADRGMSRITVALMEEVKAKYFGMGSSK; this is translated from the coding sequence ATGCATGCAGAAGGGATTGAAGAATGTGCCGGAGAAAGCGGTGCTCCTCAATGGTTCATCCGGTTGGAATGCAAAGGCTGTGGTTTGAAAATCGGTATCGACGTGCCGGAGGGACAGACGCACGGACTGGTCGATCGATTGATGTGGACTGATGAAGCATTACACCGGTTGGATCGTCTGCCGCCCTATGTGGCCACTCTCGTTCAGAAGGATGTGGAGCAGGATGTTTGTCGTCATGGCCGCCGGGTGGTCACGTACGATATGTTGCTGCACCCGCGAGCCGAGGATCGAATTGAGTGGGAGTCGGAAGCAGAACGGCGGTTGGAAAGAGTGCCGGCTCCGGTTCGCGCCATGGCTCGGATCGAACTTGAGCGGACCGCGGCGGATCGAGGAATGTCTCGGATTACCGTGGCTCTGATGGAAGAAGTGAAGGCGAAGTACTTTGGGATGGGTTCTTCGAAATAG
- a CDS encoding methyltransferase, giving the protein MSRELSLAEVFQLGYYWETKILLTAVKLDLFSAIDEKPRTAKDVASRLQADEPTLRLLLNALVAMKLLSKEGDLYGNASTALKHLVRHSDQYVGHLLLLHDAEWNNWGNLEETVRTGRRAVDRHVFETDPELGSNVLAVLNRIGQQSGPDLAKRLKLVGSERLLDLGGGAGTNAIAFCQVYSELCATVFDLPATLKLAEKMVKAAGLESRITLHPGDFNRDQLGGPYDVVLMSDILHYQTFQLNQDLVNKAFVSLAPGGRLIIKDRFLDETGTGPAWTTAFTIHILVNTQHGSCYKCSDAMRWLIQSGFGSVVELEQTAVVQGVKP; this is encoded by the coding sequence GTGTCACGAGAACTCTCACTCGCGGAAGTGTTCCAGCTTGGTTACTACTGGGAGACCAAGATTTTATTGACGGCCGTGAAGCTTGACCTGTTTTCCGCCATAGACGAAAAACCGAGAACAGCCAAGGATGTCGCGAGTCGACTTCAGGCTGATGAACCGACCCTCCGTCTCCTGTTGAACGCCCTCGTCGCGATGAAGTTATTGTCAAAGGAGGGCGACTTGTATGGCAACGCTTCGACGGCCCTGAAGCACCTCGTCCGGCATTCGGACCAGTACGTCGGCCATCTGCTCCTCTTGCACGATGCGGAGTGGAACAACTGGGGAAACTTGGAAGAGACGGTTCGAACCGGGCGACGGGCAGTCGATCGGCACGTCTTCGAGACCGATCCGGAATTGGGAAGCAACGTGTTGGCGGTGCTCAATCGCATCGGACAGCAAAGCGGACCCGATCTTGCTAAACGGCTGAAGCTCGTGGGAAGCGAGCGGCTGTTGGATCTGGGCGGTGGCGCAGGAACCAACGCCATTGCCTTCTGCCAAGTGTACTCTGAATTGTGCGCGACGGTCTTTGATCTCCCGGCGACGTTAAAGCTGGCGGAAAAAATGGTCAAGGCCGCAGGGTTGGAATCACGAATTACACTGCATCCTGGTGATTTCAATAGAGATCAACTCGGGGGTCCGTACGATGTGGTGCTGATGTCGGATATTCTTCACTATCAAACGTTCCAGCTGAATCAGGATCTGGTCAACAAGGCCTTCGTATCACTGGCGCCGGGGGGTCGGTTGATCATTAAGGATCGATTTCTGGACGAAACCGGCACCGGTCCGGCTTGGACGACGGCGTTCACGATCCATATTCTTGTGAATACGCAACACGGTAGTTGTTACAAATGCAGCGACGCGATGCGATGGTTGATTCAGTCGGGATTTGGCTCTGTCGTGGAATTGGAACAGACGGCTGTTGTTCAGGGTGTGAAGCCGTAA